The proteins below come from a single Crossiella sp. CA-258035 genomic window:
- a CDS encoding zinc-dependent alcohol dehydrogenase family protein: MSVDRVRAAVLREIGAEAPYQRSRPLDVVELALDGPGPGELLIRVRAAGLCHSDLSVINGSRPRPVPMVLGHEAAGEVVELGPGTSGFAPGDHVVLSFVPACGHCSRCHGGRPALCEPGAAANRAGHLLSGARRWRDAAGEQPFHHLGVSAFAEHTVVSARSAVPVPRELPFEIAALFGCAVLTGAGAALNSARIEPGERVAVFGLGGVGLAAVLGALVAGAGQLVAVDLVEDKRKLATELGATDSVAGGPDAVAAVRELTRGGADKVIDTTGSVRVLEQAYAATRPGGTTVTVGLPHPDHKLTLPALSLVAEERTLRGSYLGSSVPGRDIPRFVELHAAGRLPVHRLLSHRLTLDEVNTGFDRLASGEAVRQVVTF, encoded by the coding sequence GGCCCCGGCCCCGGTGAGCTGCTGATCCGGGTCCGCGCCGCCGGGCTCTGCCACTCCGACCTCTCCGTGATCAACGGCTCCCGCCCCCGCCCGGTCCCGATGGTCCTCGGCCACGAGGCCGCCGGCGAGGTCGTCGAACTCGGCCCCGGCACCAGCGGCTTCGCCCCCGGCGACCACGTCGTGCTCTCCTTCGTGCCCGCCTGCGGCCACTGCTCACGCTGCCACGGCGGCCGGCCGGCCCTGTGCGAGCCGGGCGCGGCCGCCAACCGGGCGGGCCACCTGCTCAGCGGAGCCAGGCGGTGGCGGGACGCGGCGGGGGAGCAGCCGTTCCACCACCTCGGGGTGTCCGCCTTCGCCGAGCACACGGTGGTCTCGGCCCGCTCGGCGGTGCCGGTGCCCAGGGAGCTGCCGTTCGAGATCGCGGCGCTGTTCGGCTGCGCGGTGCTGACCGGTGCGGGCGCGGCGCTGAACTCCGCCCGGATCGAGCCGGGGGAGCGGGTGGCGGTGTTCGGGCTCGGCGGGGTCGGGCTGGCCGCGGTGCTCGGCGCGCTGGTCGCCGGGGCCGGGCAGCTGGTCGCGGTGGACCTGGTGGAGGACAAGCGGAAGCTGGCCACCGAGCTCGGCGCCACCGACTCGGTCGCGGGCGGCCCGGACGCGGTGGCCGCGGTGCGCGAGCTGACCAGGGGCGGCGCGGACAAGGTCATCGACACCACCGGCAGCGTGCGGGTGCTGGAACAGGCCTACGCGGCCACCCGCCCCGGTGGCACCACGGTCACCGTCGGCCTGCCGCACCCCGACCACAAGCTCACCCTGCCCGCGCTCAGCCTGGTCGCCGAGGAACGCACCCTGCGCGGCAGCTACCTCGGTTCCAGCGTGCCCGGCCGGGACATCCCGCGCTTCGTCGAGCTGCACGCCGCGGGCCGCCTGCCCGTGCACCGCCTGCTCAGCCACCGCCTCACCCTGGACGAGGTCAACACCGGCTTCGACCGGCTGGCCAGTGGCGAGGCGGTGCGACAGGTGGTGACCTTCTGA